The Salmo salar chromosome ssa19, Ssal_v3.1, whole genome shotgun sequence DNA window TGTTATGCAGAGATTGATAGAGCTCTCATTTCATCTTGCAGTATACTGGTAGGTGGTATGCTGTGGCCAAGAAAGACCCTGTTGGTCTGTTCCTCCTGGACAATGTTGTTGCTCAGTTCTCAGTAGATGGAAGTGGCAAAATGACTGCAACTGCCCAGGGAAGAGTTATCATCCTGAAGTGAGTTCTGTTTACTTCCAAACGATCAAAATTGTTTCTCAAACCTTCTAAAATTCATCATTTATCTTCGCTTtatcctcccctttcctcccttCATCTTCCCCTTTTCCTCCCTTTATCCTCCCCTTTTACTCCCTTTAAACTCTCCTTTTCCCCCCTTTAGCAACTGGGAAATGTGTGCCAACATGTTCGGCACCTTCGAGGACACTCCAGACCCTGCCAAGTTCAAGATGAGATACTGGGGCGCTGCTGCATACCTCCAGTCTGGAAGTAAGAAAGACTACAGACTCAAAATACAAGACTAAAATCTCCTATTGTTGTACAGAATGTTTCATTGAGTTACACCACCACCTGTTGATGATAACTTGACTATTCCTCATTTGTACATGACAGCATGCCATTGATGAAGCTGCCTACTGTCAAAGCCTGCTGTTAAACCAACCATTGCTAttattctgtctcctctctcctccacgaAGACGATGACCACTGGGTCATTGACACTGACTACGACAACTATGCCATCCACTACTCCTGCAGAGAAGTTGACCTGGATGGCACCTGCTTGGATGGATACTCCTTTATCTTCTCCCGTCACCCCACCGGTCTGAGGCCTGAGGACCAGAAGATTGTCACCGACAAGAAAAAGGAGATCTGCTTCCTCGGCAAATACAGACGTGTTTCACACACTGGTAAGTTGTTATAAGTCAATTTAGTAATTCAAAGTAATACTTTACTTTTGTGCAAAAACCAATTGTGCAACTTCTGGTCTAATTAACTATTATGGAATCCAAATATCAGTTATAAGGTCATTATATGCAGTATGTGTAAACGTGTTTTATTCCTCCGTTGCAGGTTTCTGTGAAAGCAGCTGATCTGGAACTAAGCAGATGGATATCATGGATGTAAAATGCCACATATCAAAATCAGGCTGTAAATATAAACCATGTTCCACAACAAAACAAACCAACCGTCACTGGCCAGCCCCTTCCAGCAGTTGGGGAACTTTGTCGTTACCAAAGACATCCACCAACCAAACCAAATGATTTGTATCTGAATGTATCAGGAAGGATATAGGATACTTTGCTGATTGACATTGTGTGATGTAGTCTTGCATGACtttttgaaataaataaaaacacatgGTACTATTTCAGCGTTTATCTTGTATTATTAGCATCAAGGGTTTCAAGTCATACTTTGTGCTCTGATGTCATCAGGTTGGTTTGCCATTCATACAACTGCATTGTCCCACATGGCTTCCATTCAACAGTGACAAAAAGACAATTACTCAAAGATTGTGTTGATAGCCATAGTACTATCATCTTTATTGCACATTTTTGTACAGTGTATAACAAAGTGCAGACAGCTTTTGGATACAGGCCAAAacaaacatctaatcaaatgaaaAACAAAGACACCCAATTATCTGAAAAAGGACAATTATATATTTATCACCAAACCAGTTTCAAATtgtataaataaaacaaataaaaaaggcATCAAACTGAGAATTATTCATAAGGCACTGCTTGGAACCAACCACATGAGTATTCTACAGCAGTAACCTTACAGCTAAGTCCTTGTTGTAACATTCCTTGAATAGACACCTTAAACTCTTTTCCCCTACCCAAGAGAAGCCTCGCTAATCCTTGGCCTTAAATAGTTTAATGCAAGGACTTACTCATGCAATCTCATTCGAGCTGGTTTGCAAAGTAAGAACTGAGGCGGAAGTGGGCCTTACTCACACATGCAACATTGCCCAGCGcatccatttttatctcaatatcaagtcatttctgggtaacaagtaACTTACTGTGATAGTTGTccattaaaattgtcaaaaagaaaAATAGCTTTACAGCAAAAAAAATATTCTCAAGCAAGAATCTTGTTAGGAATGTCAGAGTGGTCTGAGTAGAGGACACTAAAGTGGTGCATTAAACACAGGATTGTGGCTTGGGGATCAATccatgggctcctgagtggcgcagcggtctaagacactaatGCACCtcagctagaggcgtcactacagactctggttcgattccaggctgtatcacaacaggccgtgattgggagtcccatagggcggcgcacaattggcccagcatagtccgggttaggctgtcattgtaaataagaatttgttcttagctgacttgcctagttaaataaactggTCAAAATGGTTCATTcttttagtgttagtttcctcagcTGTAccaatatgatacaaaacacatgaaaaactgaattgactgcactgggcctttaacactGATGGAATACACCTTAGGAATGCATACAATGCTTATAGAAAAACAAGGTACAACAGAAAACATAAAGGACCTATGTGGTGAACACTTGTTTCATGTTCTAATCTTAAATAAGTTGTATGTCAAAACAACACAAGATTTTAAAaatcacaaaaaatatatatatatataataattctaAATTGTTTATTCTTGTCAATCAAAAATAGTCACTGATTTCTTGGTAAACACACCTTCAGGATCTTACAGTAGATCATCAGTAGACACCCCAAAAAATGAGAAAGAAACATTGTCATGTAAAAAGAGCATAAACAAAAACCAAATACACTTCCTCTTATAAGATTATATAAAAACAATATCTTATAAACAAAAGCAAGACTGAGACTGGCCAGATGTACTCCCTTGTTAATTCCCTATAGGCTGTTCAAGCGAAACAGTAGTCGAGGTGGGCCAGCAGTTCTCTgtgttgactggtagtgtatggggctctACACTTTGGACACTCCAGGAAACTCTCGTCCAGAAGGTTTTTGGAGGGCGAGGTGGGGATGGGATCCTCAACGGACAGCCTATCAAACTCCAGCTTGTTGTAAGAACTTGGCTCAGAGAAACGAGACTCTCTCTGCTGTTTTTGAAACTGAAAATACATTGAAACCAATCAAAGATAGCAAAGGTATTCATGATGACAATTGAAAAGCAGAAAAGTCAAAAGAATTGAAGTGTACTGCAACATCTTGCAATTGCTTACTTGATGGCTGGATTCCAGTCTTGTGATTTGGTCCCGAGCCTTGCGCAGCTCCTTCAGGACCTTGTGCAACTGATGCTGTAAACTCTGCCGATCAAGTTTCTCGTTCTCAAAGTCTTTGGCAGACAGATGGATCTGGGGGGAATAGACAACTGCAAATCAAGAGAGCACTGCAGAGATCTTGGATGTTGTATTGCATAAGCGATGTTATACAACAGAGTATTTCACAATCTAGAGTCAGGAATGGTTTAGGTTGCCAAtagaaaatcaaattgtatttgtcacatgcgctgaatactaatattggcacccttggtaaATAATTTTTTCTTTTTGTTTATTCTCTTGGTCTTTCAAAATATTCACAGAAATCAAACTTTTAATTAAAGTCAaacaaatgaaagaaaaaaatacattcttaacttaaaacaaatatttttctcAAATATACATGTGCTACAAATATTGGCACACCTTCTTTCAATACTTTGTGCAACCTCCCTTTGCCAACAGCTCGGAGTCTTCTCCTATAATGTGTAATGAGGTTGGAGAACACATGGCAAGGGACccgagaccattcctccatacagaatctctccagatcCCAAGGTCCATGCTTGTGGACTCTTCTTCAGCTCATCCCACAGGTTTTCTATAGGGTTTAGGCCAGGGGACGGCCATGGCAAAACCTTGATTCTGTGGTCAGTGAACCATTTTTGTGTTGATTTTGAGGTGTGCTTTGCTTCATCgtcctgctggaagatccaaCCAAGGCCCAGTTTAAGCTTCCTAGCAGAGGCAGTCAGGTTTTGATTTAATATCTGCTGGTACTTGGAGTCCATGATAGCGTGTATCCTAACAAGTTGTCCAGAGCCTTTGGAAGAAAAACAGGCCcacaacatcaaagatccaccaccaatAGTTCACAGTTTggatgaggtacttttctgcatggATATATTTCTGTCTACACCAAACCCACCTCTGGTGTTTGtttccaaaaagctctatttttgtctcactTGACCACAGAACCCGGTCCCATTGAAAGTTCCAGTAACGTTTGGCAAACTGTAGGCGTTTGAGTTTGTTGTTTGATGATAGCAAAGGCTTTTTTTTTATGGCAACCCTCCCAAACAACTTGTGGTTATGTAGGTGGCGTCTGATCGTAGTTTTGTAGACTTTCTGACCCCAAGACCCAACTAACGTCTGCAATTCTCCAGCTGTTTTTTTGGCCACTCTAACCATCCTCCTCACTGTGCGTGGGGTCAATATAGACACACGGCCTCTTCCAGGACCGTTGTTAACATCTCCAGTTGCTTTAACCTTCTTAATTATTGCCCTGATAGCGGAAATGGGCATTTTCAACCGTTAAGCTATTTTCTTATAGCCATTTCCTGATTTGTGCAGCTCAACAACCTTTTGTCGCACATCATTACTGTATTCTCGGGTCTTTCCCCACAGTGATCGATGACTATGGGAACTTGGCCTGTATGTCACATcatatttataccccagtgaaagAGGAACTCATCATGGCTTACCACTTAAGTATTCCTAATCACTCAGGTGAATTTAAAAACATAAAATATGAATTGGAATATACTTCAGTTAGATTTTACTCATATGAATTtataggggtgccaataattgtggcacacatgtttgagaaaaatatttatttcacatgtattttttaaaataattttactTCAATTAAAAGGTTTGATTTCTTGTGAATATTTTGAATGAGACCAAGAGGATAAACAGcaaagccttttttttttttttacagaccgTTTTTCTCATATttaccaagggtgccaatataagTGGAGGGCACTGTAgacattaccgtgaaatgcttacttacaagcccttaaccaacaatgcagttcaagaaagagttaagaaaatatttactaaataaactaaaagacaattttttaaataaaaagtaacacaataaaataacattaatgaggctatatacagggggtgctggtaccgagtcaatgtgcgggggaacaggttagtggaggtaatatgtacatgtaggtaggggtgaagtgactatgcatggataaacTGCCTACATACCTGCTGTTCCAGTACAGcaactctcctctgctcctcattTTGATTTAACAGAGATTTCTGGAGTAGATTCACCTGAACAGAAAACAGTATTTTGTCTTAAAGGAAACTGGAGGTCCTATCTACATTCAGTATTACTATGTCTTTTGAAAGAACAGTGGGAAAGTGTAGAGGGTGTGAAGAAGAATGAGGAGCATAGGCGAGAAAGTGGCTGAGACAGGGATCGAACCCCCTTCTCCAGCGGGTATATATGGTTCAGCAcagaacattttatttaatcccaAACTACACTGAACTGTTGTTAGATAGGTATAGATATTCGATGAGATACAACCCGactcatttaaaaaaacaacctTTCCCCAGCAACTCTTCCACAGGTCATGGTTGCAAATGACAATGCTTTATAAATTAACTCACCTGGTCAAACAAAGCTGCACAATAAACCACACAAAGTATTTCCCTGGTGTATAACAGTACCTGCAGCAGCAGCTCAGCAGACttcattctctcctcctccaacctGGCGTCCATGCTGTCCCGCTCGGACCTCATCCTGTCGGCGCGGTCGGCCAAGCACTTCCTCTCCTcgctgactgtgtgtctgctgctgAGGCGCTCGGCCTGGAGCTGTTCTCGGGCCTCGGCCACCTCCCGGCAGCACTCCTCGTACCTCCCCTGGGCTCGCGCTGCAGCCTCCTTCTGGGCCTCTACATCCCGCTTGGCCTGCAGCAGAAGCTTGTCGTAGTACTCCTGCAGCTGGGGGGAAGACTTCTCTGGTGCTGGGGAAAATCAAGCAGAGTTACAATATAATATGATCCTCTATGCAACACTTATGAATTGGTCACTAGGAAGTACCGTTTGTCAAGTAGACTTTGCTTTACCATTGTAATAGCTAATTATAATTCATTTGGAAAGGCTAATTATAAGCTTGAGTTAATTTCCGGAAATCGAATTatcataaaaaaatccccatcaaaatccatctgTTTAAACTGGAGATATCCgggtttaaatattttttttttttaccatgggctgcttctcaatccaccacatctgccAATAGCCGTTTTCGGCATCTGCAGTGGAAggtctacgacccccacaagcgtcACAGGCTTAGTCTGAAGTCAGTAtcgccgatctgccaacttctgtctgtagcatctgaacggttcgagctacacactaatatgacccctctatggaaaggcgAGTCTCTCACAAACACGCACatttgctctaggatgcccacaagcCAAACCTGAAGGCAGCCTTGTACCACTTTAAAAATGAATGGAATTATATAGAgatagtttagtgcctaaaataaggggttaaacctgctgtaaaaaaaatacaaatagtttcctgatctttcttatatctcttcgAT harbors:
- the LOC106578982 gene encoding retinol-binding protein 4-B — translated: MLRICVALCVLATCWAQDCQVSNIQVMQNFDRSRYTGRWYAVAKKDPVGLFLLDNVVAQFSVDGSGKMTATAQGRVIILNNWEMCANMFGTFEDTPDPAKFKMRYWGAAAYLQSGNDDHWVIDTDYDNYAIHYSCREVDLDGTCLDGYSFIFSRHPTGLRPEDQKIVTDKKKEICFLGKYRRVSHTGFCESS
- the LOC106578977 gene encoding centrosomal protein of 55 kDa isoform X1 encodes the protein MATKSTKEIIVNKLGFKSSSSKQADMEMDRLRKENNHLKKMMDEMSKRTARPPDLDKSKLLERILSLETLRERNTQQLLAKDKEVETLRQQLSSSGGEVVASLQSQLDQGRREAEHREKLFQSLSEETGNLKNKLVAVSARCQELEEQFPDFQNGRVPTGEVAVVQDHLRDALEKNQQWMVYDQQREAYVKAVLARTLELEQQLNQANQALQQQHKEGDSAAPEKSSPQLQEYYDKLLLQAKRDVEAQKEAAARAQGRYEECCREVAEAREQLQAERLSSRHTVSEERKCLADRADRMRSERDSMDARLEEERMKSAELLLQVNLLQKSLLNQNEEQRRVAVLEQQIHLSAKDFENEKLDRQSLQHQLHKVLKELRKARDQITRLESSHQFQKQQRESRFSEPSSYNKLEFDRLSVEDPIPTSPSKNLLDESFLECPKCRAPYTTSQHRELLAHLDYCFA
- the LOC106578977 gene encoding centrosomal protein of 55 kDa isoform X3, which codes for MATKSTKEIIVNKLGFKSSSSKQADMEMDRLRKENNHLKKMMDEMSKRTARPPDLDKSKLLETLRERNTQQLLAKDKEVETLRQQLSSSGGEVVASLQSQLDQGRREAEHREKLFQSLSEETGNLKNKLVAVSARCQELEEQFPDFQNGRVPTGEVAVVQDHLRDALEKNQQWMVYDQQREAYVKAVLARTLELEQQLNQANQALQQQHKEGDSAAPEKSSPQLQEYYDKLLLQAKRDVEAQKEAAARAQGRYEECCREVAEAREQLQAERLSSRHTVSEERKCLADRADRMRSERDSMDARLEEERMKSAELLLQVNLLQKSLLNQNEEQRRVAVLEQQIHLSAKDFENEKLDRQSLQHQLHKVLKELRKARDQITRLESSHQFQKQQRESRFSEPSSYNKLEFDRLSVEDPIPTSPSKNLLDESFLECPKCRAPYTTSQHRELLAHLDYCFA
- the LOC106578977 gene encoding centrosomal protein of 55 kDa isoform X2, which translates into the protein MATKSTKEIIVNKLGFKSSSSKQADMEMDRLRKENNHLKKMMDEMSKRTARPPDLDKSKLLERILSLETLRERNTQQLLAKDKEVETLRQQLSSSGGEVVASLQSQLDQGRREAEHREKLFQSLSEETGNLKNKLVAVSARCQELEEQFPDFQNGRVPTGEVAVVQDHLRDALEKNQQWMVYDQQREAYVKAVLARTLELEQQLNQANQALQQQHKEGDSAEKSSPQLQEYYDKLLLQAKRDVEAQKEAAARAQGRYEECCREVAEAREQLQAERLSSRHTVSEERKCLADRADRMRSERDSMDARLEEERMKSAELLLQVNLLQKSLLNQNEEQRRVAVLEQQIHLSAKDFENEKLDRQSLQHQLHKVLKELRKARDQITRLESSHQFQKQQRESRFSEPSSYNKLEFDRLSVEDPIPTSPSKNLLDESFLECPKCRAPYTTSQHRELLAHLDYCFA